GGAATCATCGGCCTCGTTACGCCAGGTCTGGTCGGTCAGCTGGGTGAAGCTTTCATGCGACGCGCCCCAGTTTTCGCGGCCCGGAACGATGTTGTTGAAGCTGCCATCGACGGTCCTGAGGCCATGCGGCAAGAGCGGGCTGTCCACCAGGTCGGTCAGGTCGGCACCCGCGGCATGGGCCTCGGCCAGCAGGATCTGGTCAAGGATGAACCCGAGGTCATGTTTCGTCAGCGTTACCATGGTCAAACACTCCAATCATCGGCCGCCCGGACCCGGGGGGGTGCGCATAGGCAGGGTTAGCGTTGCGTTCTGATTGGGTTCAGTCTGGGCGCGGATGGGTCCGCCGGGAACCTGACAAGGTCCGGTCTTGGCATGGCCGCAGGTCCGAGGCCCGCTTGCCCGAAAGGCCGATGCCGATCAGACCAAGGTCCGATCGGCATCTTGTTTTGCCGCCTGGAAATGGAGGGTGTCGCAGCCTTCGCGGTCAGTTCGCCTTCGTCTCGACATGGACGATCACCGACAGGCCCGGGGCCAGCAGCTCGGCCATCTCCTGGCCCGGATCGATGGCGATGCGGACCGGCAGGCGTTGGGCGATCTTGGTGAAATTGCCGGTGGCATTGGTGCCGGCCAGAAGGCTGAATTCCGAGGCGGTGGCCGGCGAGAAGGCTTCCACATGGCCCCTGAAGGCGCGGCCCGCCAGCGCATCGACGGTAAAGCTGACCGGCAGGTCGTGCTGCATCCCGTTCAGCCCGGTCTCCTTGAAATTGGCGATCACCCAGAGATCGCTGCCGACATGGCTGACCAGTGCCGTGCCCGGCGTCACGTATTGCCCGACCCGGGCCGAGACCTGACCCAGACGGCCATCAGCCGGGGCGCGGATCACGGTGTTCTCCAGATCGATCCGCGCCAGCTGCACCGCCGCCTCGGCACTGGCGATGCTGGCCTTGGCCGAGGACACCTGGGTCTTGGCGCTCTTGATGTTCTCCTGCTGCACATCCAGCGTCGCCTGAGCCTGGCTGACGCCGGATTGCGCCTTTTGCAGCGCCAGCACGGTCTGCTCGCCGGCAGCCTGGCTGGCCACCCCGCGCGCCTTCAGGGCCTGGGTGCGCTGATCGTCCGAATTGGCGGTGCTCAGCGCCGTTTGGGCGGCGGTCAGCGCCGCCTCGTCGGCGCGCCAGACCGCCTCGGCCGACTGGATGTTCTGCTCGGCCACGGCGGAAGCCGCGCGGGCGGTTTCCAGCCCCGCCTCGGCCTGCGCCAGCTTCTGACGATAGATGCGGTCATCGATACGGGCGATCACGTCGCCCTTGGCGACGGCCTGGAAATCCGCCACCTCGACGGCGGCGAGATAGCCCGAGAGCTGCGGCGCCAGCGCCGTGACCTTGCCCCGGATATAGGCGTTCTCGGTGGTAGGCTCGGCCGGGCTGAAGGGCGGAAGGTGCCAGGCGAAAAGCAGCAGCAGAACGCCGGCGATGCCGATCAGCGTGGCGATGGCGGTGGGCAGGATCTTGGTCAGGGTCATGATGCGGTCTCGGTTTCAACAGGGGCCCAACGAGCGGCCAGACGGTCGCGAAGCAGGTGCAGCAGCAGTGCCACCGCCGCCCCGCTGGCCAGCAGGAAGGTCAGGAAATAGAGGTCGTTATAGGCCATCACATAGGCCTGGCTGGCGGTATCCTGCGCGATGCTCGACACCGCCCGCGCCCGGCGCAGCGCCGGGTCGGCGATCTGCGGGGCAAGGGCAGCCATGCGCGTGGCAATCTCGGCCATGGTCGCGGCACTGGTCGCCTGCAGCTCCTCGGTCAGAACCTGCAGGTGGAAGGCCTCGCGCCAGTTGATCAGCGTGGTGAAGCCGCCCGAGCCGATCACCCCGCCGATGGACTGCGTGGACAGGAAAACGATGACGAAGGACAGCATGTATTGCGGTCCCTTGGCCAGCGCCGCGCCAAGCCCGGCCAGCGTCGCCGGGGTCAGGAACAGCAGGCTGGCAAACCCGATCAGCGCCTGAGAGATGATCATCTGCTCGGGCCGGGTGTCGACCGTGGCCTGCGCGTCCATCCACGCCCCGGCGGCGATCAGCAGAAGCGCGACCAGATGGAACTTCGCCACCCGTTCGGGCCGGATCCACGCAATGCAGGCCAGACCGCCCATCAGGCAGGCGATGCAGATGACGGTGAACAGCCCGACCATCTGCGCAGGCGCCACGCCCAGAAGCTGGAACATCCGTGGTGCGCCGGCGCTTTGCTCGGAGAGGATAATGCGGAACAGGAACAGGGTGATGGTCAGGTGCAGGATCTCGGGCGTGACCAGCCAGCGCAGGTCGAAGATCGGGTTGTTGCGGTTCAGCTCCAGCACCGCCACGGCGGTCAGGGCCAGCACCGAGGCGACCAGCAGCCAGCCGATCCAGTCCTGCGCCGTCCACCAGTAAGTCGGCCCGATGATGAAGGCGATGATGATGCCGCCAAAGCCGATGCCCAGAAGCAGCAGGGTGAGAAAGTCCAGCGGCTCGATCACCTTCTGATGCGGCACCGGGCGTAGCGGCAGGCGGAAGACCAGCGCCAGCGACAGCATCGCGAGGCCAAGCGAGGTCAGATGCACCCAGGTCAGCCCGCCATCGCCGATCAGCGCCGGCGAAACCACCCGCGCCAGCAGCGGCCCGATGGTGATGAAGGTCAGCGCGACGGGCAGGCCGAGGCGGATCTTCCACGCCGCGCCCAGAGGCTCCAGCGCATAGAGAAAGGCCAGCGTGGTCAGCGGTGCGGCGGCCATGCCCGACAGGAATTGCAGCACCATGGCCGAGCGCAGGTCGGTGACCCAGATGGTGATGAACGAGACCACGAGAAAGGCGACAATGCCCACCTCGGCAAAACGCCGCAGGCCGTACTGGGTGCGGATCTTGATCAGCATCAGCGGCAGCACCGCGCGCGGGATCATGTAGACGGCGGAAAGCCAGCTGGCCTGCGT
This region of Paracoccus zhejiangensis genomic DNA includes:
- a CDS encoding HlyD family secretion protein is translated as MTLTKILPTAIATLIGIAGVLLLLFAWHLPPFSPAEPTTENAYIRGKVTALAPQLSGYLAAVEVADFQAVAKGDVIARIDDRIYRQKLAQAEAGLETARAASAVAEQNIQSAEAVWRADEAALTAAQTALSTANSDDQRTQALKARGVASQAAGEQTVLALQKAQSGVSQAQATLDVQQENIKSAKTQVSSAKASIASAEAAVQLARIDLENTVIRAPADGRLGQVSARVGQYVTPGTALVSHVGSDLWVIANFKETGLNGMQHDLPVSFTVDALAGRAFRGHVEAFSPATASEFSLLAGTNATGNFTKIAQRLPVRIAIDPGQEMAELLAPGLSVIVHVETKAN
- a CDS encoding efflux MFS transporter permease, which produces MIARPDIAPAAPPQAAPEAVPADAPAAPMVPPPGLPLHQALPYILASIVLALTQGLGQGFVSVNIPQVAGDLGATTTQASWLSAVYMIPRAVLPLMLIKIRTQYGLRRFAEVGIVAFLVVSFITIWVTDLRSAMVLQFLSGMAAAPLTTLAFLYALEPLGAAWKIRLGLPVALTFITIGPLLARVVSPALIGDGGLTWVHLTSLGLAMLSLALVFRLPLRPVPHQKVIEPLDFLTLLLLGIGFGGIIIAFIIGPTYWWTAQDWIGWLLVASVLALTAVAVLELNRNNPIFDLRWLVTPEILHLTITLFLFRIILSEQSAGAPRMFQLLGVAPAQMVGLFTVICIACLMGGLACIAWIRPERVAKFHLVALLLIAAGAWMDAQATVDTRPEQMIISQALIGFASLLFLTPATLAGLGAALAKGPQYMLSFVIVFLSTQSIGGVIGSGGFTTLINWREAFHLQVLTEELQATSAATMAEIATRMAALAPQIADPALRRARAVSSIAQDTASQAYVMAYNDLYFLTFLLASGAAVALLLHLLRDRLAARWAPVETETAS